In the genome of Epinephelus moara isolate mb chromosome 14, YSFRI_EMoa_1.0, whole genome shotgun sequence, the window tgccaatcagagtggtTTCATTCACTTATGGTTTCTGCTGTCTCCAACACCAATTCAATATGTTGAATGGGCCAAAAAACAGCTGACTAGGGCCGACAAGGgccaacaagggccaactagGGCCAGctgtgcaggacacaccacaaaaacgtGGTGATAGACGCTCAAGGACAGGATGACGTTATCTAACAGctgactgtcagcttggtgtgtcagggtgcttggtgaaaatgtatgtgtttgggaagtactgactGTATGACTGGATTATTGGGATTTGGATtgtactgcacgagttgtgtgagagtttgtaaactgatgttttgatctagttttgctgttgttttacaCAGCCCCAACTTACTCCAGctcatcaaaacatttttcagtttttggatttgctCACCATAGAGGCATGCGAGAAAGATTTCTTTGCAAACTCAATGTAACACGAGGTGAGTAACTGACACACCAAAGGTCATTTGGAGGGTGAAGTATTCATTTAAAGTAGACAATGCTCCATGTGTACACACATTTATGTATAGGTGTCTGTAGTAATGTCTTTTATTCTCTCACCCCCAGCAGGTTTCTGGGTACGTATCCCTCGCGGTCATTTAGCCGTGCCCACCaccactctgtctctgtgtcgtCATGACGACGCAGCATGGTGAGGGCTTCACCCTCGCTGAAGGACAGCTCATCAGCCTGCTGGGCTGTGTAGTCCCAGAGAGCGTAGACCAAGCCTTTGTTCATCACACCCAACTTTTCTTGTACACCTGGGAGAGATACAGAGTattatgtgttaaaaaaaatacttcaataatGCTGCTGTCAGTGGAGAGTTAAATTGATGCAAAACAgttaaaatttaaatgaaatgtttccCCTGTGTAAACCTGCTGATTTAAGTTTTGATGACCATCTGTCGGTGTGTATCTACCTACCATAGAGGAACTGAGAACACTGTGTATAGCCCTCCTCCATTTCTTCACATTTGTCTGCCGCTGTTTCCACGTCACTAATCGTTGTGGCGAAAATGGCAGCCCCTGACTCCACCAGCATCTTACAGAGGTGGACGCTGTTACATGAAGCTGCGCAGTGCAGAGGGGTCCTGGAAAGGGACAAcataaaaatctgattttaaacCGTTGTACCGAAAGTACAAAAGATGTTCCAGTAATGCACTCCTATCAAAAATCTAAACACAGTGACTGTCATCAtgaagcatgctgacattaactAAACATGAATTCAGTCAAATGCATCGGTAATTAAATCAAGTAACTTCTGAATGCGGATCCTCATTAGACTTGGTAATCTGTGCTTTCAATACTGCTCAGGCAGCCGAGTCCAAAATGAATTTAGAAATGCAATTATCTCTGTCATTGTTGCCTCTGAGCTGAGCTCCAGTATCGCTGCCACAGAGTGTGTTCATTACCCAAACACCCTCTGGCCCTTCAGCAGCCACTGTTCTATTATTAGTCTGGACTATTACATGATTGGATGACTGGTCGAAGGTACTGACCATCCGTCACTGTCGGCTGCGTTTACATTCACTCCAAAGTCCAGCAGGAACTTCACAATGTGGTGATGGCCGGCGCAGACAGCGTTATGAAGAGGAGTTATGCCTTCATCATTAGGCATGCTGGGGTTTTCCACCTTAAAGACAGAGATGATGAGATAATGTACAAAGAGATATTAGACTGATAGAATGATTGGCTGTCCACAGAGATAATGGAAGAATCCCATCTGTATTGGTATCATCCTTCAATCCTGGAACCCATCAGTTATCGCTTGATGACGATAAGCCTCGGGGGGCAAAGGCCAATATTTTAGGAGATCCGGTGTTGCCaagggccaagacttcctcttcagTGCAACGGCCATTGTTTACAGTTCAATTTAGAACTTTAGACAGGTTCAGACAAgattttggctaatctctatTGTCTGCAGATAAATTAAAGAGCATAAAGAGCTAAATTGTTGTCAAACAGTAGCCAATGGGTTCCAAGGTGGCATTTTGGCCAATGTGTTCCACCactttaaggcccagacacaacAACCTGACactcaatggctaaaaacataatcTCACCAAATAAAACCAGTTTGTTACCATCTcgcgccctcttgactttagccatttttgcctttccttcttttcttcttgCAGACTCATACATACTGAATTGGCCAGAAAACAGCCAGCAAGGGCCTACTAGTGCCTACAGTGCAAGATACACCAAGAAAACTAGcgtgacagatgctcaccaatgGGCCAACATTGACAAACAGCCGACGGTCGGCTTGGTGTGTTGGGACCTTGACTCTCGACTGACAAGCAACCAAAGCCCACTCAAACATTATTGGGCTATACCAGTTGGGCTAACTTTTTCAGACAGAAACCAGAACCCTTCTGATAACAAAATCTTGTgctgttgcctacagattcaGCATCCATATGCGGATATCTGTTACAAGGATTAGCCTTGACTCAACCCTGTACTGAAACCCCGGTAGAGAGCACTATAGAAGTGCCAAGTACCTGAATTCATTGCAAAACTAGGGATAGTGCAACATTTTGTGAACAGCTTGGAAGTTGTTGAGTTGTTGCGAATTCCCGCCTTGGGGTATGACAACGTCAAACTGAGCTTGTTCTGGATGTGAAGCATCTGCATGTTTCCTTGAGAGTATCAGCTAGAGTTtgcagtttggagaggcagtaAGCAGTTTTGTCCGGTCTCCAAGTGAGAGATGTCAGGGATAGACGGGGGTTTTCCTTTAAAGATGTAAGGCTTTGTTCTCAGGAGCTCTGTGCTGCTGAAAAAACCCTGTGATACAGAGTGAGTGTGTCCTCAACATTAACTTTCCACACCTGACAACTGAGACCACCTCTCCCCTGACAGAGCTGCTGAGGATCAAAGCTATTACACCAAGTGTTGTCAGGAAGGTATTTAAAAGCTTTCAAATCTTCCAGTTATTAGCAGATCTGTTGAGGCaatctgtgtgtgggtgtacaGTAACTGTTGGCGTGTACAAATATTCTTCTGTTGcataagaaaatgtgttttttctttcaacacaaAAATGTATCAAAAGAACAAAACTTAAGAAGTATAACCAAGTTGAAAGTATTAGAACCAAACTGTGTCTGATGATACTCAGCTTTACTCGAGAGGCAGCACAAAATTTGAAGATTATCTACTGAGATTACACTTACTTATTCTAGAGACATTCTGTGGCTTTAGATCAATCTCTTGTGGTTGAACAACTGCTGCATTATCTTTTTCACACTATTCAGTCAAGCTTTAGACCACACCACAACACTGAAAATGCCCAAACCAAAGCAGTGctaagaacagcagctgaatcAAGTTGCAaccttgattttattttctccaacctgtaatatgtatgtatgtatgtattaatGTATTAAGCTCTTTTCCCAGTGGaccaaaaacccactaacacccacaACCATCTGGCTTTTGTGTTTAGTGGGAAAGAATACAATGTGAATTCATTtctgggacaaatgactctgcactAGTCACAAGCATTTAGCTGACTTCAGCTCTGATCGGCAGCAATTGAAATATGACAGTCAGGTGGACATGCATTGTTTTTACCCCTTTTCTGGCATGACTGTTAGTAACTTTAATGAATCTTCTCAGCCACAAATTTCATCcatctctgtccaagcagcgctcaaacatcatTACAAAAAAGTCAATGAAtaagtaacagatataaaaaaagatGTAACCGCTATAACATCTCACTAGCCTCCATGCTGCTTCCTAGTGTTTACCAACCTGTTTTCCAGTGTGCTGGTGAAGTCAaacgtgacacaccagaaaaaaacagaaaggcatacttgtCTATTGGCAGTAGAAAAGCAGCCTGTAGActatttttagcttgttttaccacattaaaaaacacatataccaggggtaggcaacctgcgcCTCCAGAGCCGCATGCAGCTTTGACATCtgtcattgttgtaggcctaaagtgattaCTGCATTCTAAACTTCTAAAAATGTATAGCCtacacatcaaattaaaaatgtttaacgTTTCATCAACTTAAATCTGCGTCACACTTCTACATTCTGGTGCCGTTTCCTCTAAATTTTACAGTAGTGGTGGCTAGCCTGGAGTCTCTCTAGCACAGGCTAGCTATGGATTGCAAATCcaagaaaaggaaaagtcttggaaCATAGAAGGGTAGCCACCTTGTAGTAAATCATAtaaatgaatgctcatttagacctattcgTAATGTTGATAGGCTTATTTAGACTTAATAATCCTTAACCTttgttcaaatatgttttgcggctccagacagactttctttttctttttttggccagtaatggctcttttaataaTAAAGGTTGCTGAGCCCTGGAATATACCCATTAATTTTGGTGAAAAGGATATTAGTCTTTCCACACAGTAAGGTATGGTGTCCCTCAAGGCTCAGTACTCGGCCCAGTACCTCTTGCTATTTATATTCAACTTTCACATAACTTTTCACTTTTGTGCAGACAAAAATCTGTTCTATGTTGCAATTAAACCTAATAATCCAGTAATGATCAGTGGTCCCAGGATTCCGTGATGTTCCTCTTCGTGGTTGTTTGAAAGAGCTggtccttcatcaccttcaggCTACTCCATTACCCACCTGTCTAGCTGCCAACCCTGATGTCCACAATGCTACCCATCCTCCGAGCTGTCCCATCTTATGACTCTTCCTCCTGTCTCCTACACTGCCTAGCTTGCCCTTTGGACCTAAGTTGACGTGAAAAACTGCTACTGGTTGAATCTTTTTGGATTTTACTTGTGGTAAATTGGGACTTTACGACATTTGTGTTAAATGCAGATGTCTCCGAAGGGGGTCTCTCTTTGAATTGCCTCCTCAAGGGTGCCCAATAGGACTTTAAGAGAGTGGCTTCCTTATTTTCTTGCAAAGCATAAGATGGCTTGTAAAATACTCACTGTAATGTTGAGctgaacaaataaacaaataaattttgaaaaaagacgTACTGTATTACGTAAACGTATTGTAATACCAATACTGCAACAACTACATAATCTTTTGTTACCTCATATATAATCCTCTGCACCAGATCAAACTCTCCTTCTAACGATGCGTCCAGCAGCAGAGCTAGAGGGTTAAACTTCACTCTCAGACCGTGGCCTGTTCGCTCTGATGACGGCTTCTTCAGGTTGGTTCGCTTCACCTGCAGCACAAAGGGAGACAAACGGAAAAGTGTTGACAGTGCAGAATAGGAATTGTAAATAAGTACTTAGTGCTTAATCTGGTGCGTTAGCTTTCACAGAGAACAATCATTTTGTTTAGGTTATTAGCGGCATACACAAaggcaaacacaaaaaataacagaATATTTGCTCAGAAAGCAAAAATCCATGGCACATAAGTATTTTAAAGCAGCTCTAGTTTTAATGTTTGTACCCCATATCTGGTATGAATACAATCTATGCCTACCTTAGGCTTTGAAGGTGGGGCAGGAGGTGATGGGGAGGGGGAAGCGTGGCCTACAGAGTTGTGTACAGGACTTGATCCTTtctggttgttgttgttctggTCCTCTGGCCTATCAGGTGCAGGGGATGGGCTGGTTTGGGTCGGTGGAGACGCATTATTGGTAGTTTCTGCTTTTGCTGTTGTGTCTTTGGGTGTTTCTATGGCAACAGAAGGAGGGGACAAGCGGCGGGAGCCTGAGTTCACGTTTTGAACTTCGCCCTCTGTGGTCGCCATACTGACGTGCTTGTCTCCAGGTTCTACATTCCCATTTGCTGAATGAATGTTGTCCATTTCACCCAAAAGGCAGTCAGGCTGGTAGAACGTGTTGCCTGGAATATAGAGGGAACGAGCCGATTTAAGCGTCATCAACCGAAATCAGTACAACACAGACATACAACTGATGCCACCTAAACCGTCCTGAGGTAAGGCTGAGGTAGTCGAATCCAGTCTCAGTCTTGAGTCCAGTCTtgaaagcacttttttttaaagtcttgcACTCAGCTGTTTTCCTGCCTTGTTGGACTCGTAATTGTCTTGATCTCAGACTTGGCTATTGAGAACTGGTCATGTTGTTCCTGGCTGCTGATTCAATATCAGTTGTACAGAGCGTTCCCTACCAACAGgtagcatgaaaaaaaaaaatacacccccATCCTCTGTATCTTCCTCTCTGGCATTGTCCTCTAGCACCTCTAGCAAGTCACAAGCTAGCTACCTCAGCTAATGTTCAATGGAAAATGTCTGTTCCATCATAATTAAATTTGGATTTTTGAATGGGACTCAATTTGCTCTGGACTTGATCTTGACCAAGACTGGACTGGACCCTGTTTTGGATTTGACTTAAACTTGACTGGTGGGCTGTGAGGGTCCAATGGACAGAGgggtgtcatatgctgtaaagccctctgaagcaaattgttatttgtgatattgggctttataaataaaattgattgactgattgactggGTTGGTCTGGACTACAGCCCTGAGCAGGGCCGTACATCATATCACAGTGTCTTACCTGAACCTCCTTCCATGCCTCCCGCCAATGTGTTGAACCTGCACACCACCacagaaaacagttttaatCAAGCTGCAATCATTTAGTTTCTGTTGCAAATTCTTTttcataaaatgtatttgtgtttatgaGCACAGTATACAGTAGCACATACCTCTGGTACAGTAGTTTTTGGATGTTTGGCCCCTGTGGGCCTTCAGGTTCGGTTATGGAGCTCCGTTTCTTCAGAGGTCGAGGAGCATTGCTGAGACGCCGGCGGAGAACCTCCAGGTCAGCATCACTCTGGTAACGTAGCTGGGAGTGGGctgtggagagcagaggtggaAAAGCAAAATATATCAGCGCGGGATCCTGTTATATTTACAAATACGCACCCTTCTGTTTGTTTATCAGAATTTTTTGTTATGAATTGCCTCTGCTCCCCAGATTCCAAACCAACACTTATTtgccacagattttttttgtaattaagtacaaaaatagaaaagaaataaTCACAAGGGAAATGAGCCCTATACCTGATAAGTAGAACAGTGTCATGTTACAGAAGGTATAGTGTCGCAGAGGGTTTTGAAACTTATTAGAAATTTGTCGCAGATTTATACTCAATTCACACTGCAATAATCCACAATATAACATGCAAGCAGAAGTATGACAGCACAGGGATGAGATTTATTCGTTCTCTGATACCTACCAACTGGGGTAAGCTTAGTGGGACTGAGGGGACGAGGGATGTTGTCCACAGTGGGTGGAGGGAGGATTTGCCCATCACTGCTCTCGCCTCCTCCTTTCCCCCCTTCTTTATCTGTAacatcctctcctcctgcttttactcctcctcctcctccttggaGAAAAGGGACAGGAgatggagaggtggaggaggtggggagGATGGGTTTACCATAGACTATGGAGAGAAAGGAAAAGGGACAGATAGTGCTTAGATGGTGTATCAACATTAAACACATACTTTATATATGGCAggatctgtaaaaaaaatattttaagctGCTGTTTAATTACCTGCTTTAACAGCAGTCTTGTTGCTGAGAGAGCCATAGTTTTTGGCCTGAGGCTGCTGGAGGTACATGCTGTAGATGGAGCTGCTGTTCATGGTGGCGGGGCCCTTCCTGGGGGACTGGGGCCTGGAGGGGTGTTCTGGGACGTAGGGACGCACGGCCACAGCTGGAGGTGGATCTGTTCGCTCCGTTTGTGGGGACAAGGGAGAAGGCTGGGAGTTGGAGtctgacagcagagacagagtaCAGAAAATATTGAATTAACACATCATTTCCAAATCCTGCACCCACATCTCCATGACAGACAGATTTTATTTGCAGAATTCATCTTTCAGTTTCCCTACAGTAGAGAGGattgttatattttgttgaaAATGACTGCttacataaaatatttttaaaatttttttataaaaagaacaaattaattaatttcatctcaaaataataaacttactaaaaacaatgaattatatcttaaaataatgagaaacactAAGTCATTATTATGAAAAGTTCTATTGTTTTAACCATAATGTAATTATTCTGAGATACTAACCccttattttgagatattaagtcattatttttaaaaagcttctTATTAATTTTGagacactaagtcattatttagagatattaagtcattattttgaaattctaaGTCAGTATTTTGATACTacatctttattttgaaatactgagACATTATTGTCAGTTTCTCATTATCTttagatattaagtcattattttgatagtttcttattattttgaaatatttagtCATTACTTTGAGAAAGATTCACATTATTTAGAGATAATTGTTATTTTGATATAGTAAGTCAGTATTTTGAGATACtgataatgaaataaattttACTCTATTCTGAgataccaagtcattgttttgataAAGTTCTTTATTAGTTTGAAATACTACGCCAATATTTCGAGAtactgtcattattttgaaatactaagtcattattttgaaatgtgactcattattttgagattaagtcattatttcgtTGAAGTTTTTCATTACTTTGAAAAACTTACTCATTACTTAAAAAAATAGGTCATTTTGATTaagtttcttattattttgaaatactgagtcattactttgagatactaagtcattattttggtAGTTTCTCGCTATTTAGAGATACAAAATTGCTATTTTGAAATACTACGTCagtattttgagatacttagtcAGTTTGAGACAATTTATCTCTGTTTTGAGATACcaggtcattattttgagaaagtctTATGATTTTGAATCACTAAGCACTTTACCCAGTTTGAGAAAAAATCTCATCATTTTGAGATACGaagacattattttgaaataccaAGTCAGTCTATTGAGAAACTAACTCAATATTTTGAAAAGCACCACATTACTTTGAGATATTAACCCATTATCTCAAAAAAGATTCTTATGACAATGATTTATAGGattcttgtttttaatcacGCTGACAGAAAATGGGCTTCCACATTACAGAGTAAGCTCAGTCTGGTGttaagttaccctttaaatcaCCTTGGCTTGAATTTGGAGGAACAGAGATCCGTTGCTGTATTTGTTgtgaagaggaagatgatgaagaggaggatgaggtggcaTTTGCAGCACTGGATCGGGGCCAGCCCAGTGTACCAGGGGCAGAGCGGGGCAGGGAGCTGGTGGCAGAGTGATGCCCTGCCGCCTGGTGGGTGGCACTGGGGTAAGTACCATAACCAGAGGGAAGCTGgtgggagggagagacatgGAAATGTGGAGCGAGAGAGAATTTGAAAAAGATTGCTCTACAGTCAGACTGCATAACCTACTTTCCCTGTGAGCACCTGCATTGCTATTTTGGAAAGAGATATTTCTTGAGTTGAAAAGTTTACACAGTCATCTACTGCACTGGTCTTCAAAGTGGGAGCTAGGGCGCCTTTAAATGGCCTCAAGGAGGCTCTTAGCAAACTGAGGAATATTTAAATGTCTATAATATCATTTAgtggaaataataataataataataatgataataattaaaattactATTTCATGATAACTCTAACTGTTATCTCCTCATGTCTGGAGTAGAAGTAGTGCAGTACCTGTTCTGGACTGTTGGTCCTCCAATCTGACACACTCTTACTGATGCTAGGCCATGACGCTTCATTAgctaaacagagagagagagagtgttgAGAAGGGGACAAAGGTTAAAACgaggtggagaggaagaggtaaacacagacacaaacagacaggagAATGACAGAGTACCATGTGCTGTAcgcatgggtggattatgagacagtgggcccctggacACAGACATGTAAAAGGCCCCACATCTCTCCTACATAGGACTGTGGAgatttgcctcttttttgttgtactgtttttgtgttgttgtttttctggtgGTTTTGTGTCACCTTTTtgtcattctgtgtctttttctctcattttgtttatctttttagtcattttgtgtcttttttggtcgttttgtgtctctttgtagtcattttgtgtctttttcggtcattttgtgtctattttgattgttttatgtctctt includes:
- the LOC126401253 gene encoding apoptosis-stimulating of p53 protein 1-like isoform X4, with amino-acid sequence MKRFFGLVLERLVFVSKDLKLSQCRKQKKKKKLRAKKTKPSVILTVYLNDTQQMLTEVPVTPATRVIDVVEYCKEAGEGECHLAEVWNGHERVLPQEVLLLDLLQQWGARRPEVSFYLRHCPSWTQGSPQPLEQSWTTEATESANDRVPRVELTLSELQEMATRQQQQIEAQQQMLVAKEQRLRYLHQGGRSNQGQTQSEAEKLQRLKERVETQEAKLKKIRAMRGQVDYSKLINGNLSAEIDHVSSLFQEKQAELQSAVVRVDQLTQQLEDLRRGRLQMHSVAPAQGPPTGSQGAPTGQKGSPLSGPAALELRKLYQELQARNRHNLEQSSKLAQNKELLNKRNAQVTVMDQRIGDLRERLHKKRAELSRMNGGGLSSPQSSSHPGGGVSGRVAAVCPYIQVPAEGRQEAGYPLPADPPSKPTPLSHIRSLSANEASWPSISKSVSDWRTNSPEQLPSGYGTYPSATHQAAGHHSATSSLPRSAPGTLGWPRSSAANATSSSSSSSSSSQQIQQRISVPPNSSQGDLKDSNSQPSPLSPQTERTDPPPAVAVRPYVPEHPSRPQSPRKGPATMNSSSIYSMYLQQPQAKNYGSLSNKTAVKAVYGKPILPTSSTSPSPVPFLQGGGGGVKAGGEDVTDKEGGKGGGESSDGQILPPPTVDNIPRPLSPTKLTPVAHSQLRYQSDADLEVLRRRLSNAPRPLKKRSSITEPEGPQGPNIQKLLYQRFNTLAGGMEGGSGNTFYQPDCLLGEMDNIHSANGNVEPGDKHVSMATTEGEVQNVNSGSRRLSPPSVAIETPKDTTAKAETTNNASPPTQTSPSPAPDRPEDQNNNNQKGSSPVHNSVGHASPSPSPPAPPSKPKVKRTNLKKPSSERTGHGLRVKFNPLALLLDASLEGEFDLVQRIIYEVENPSMPNDEGITPLHNAVCAGHHHIVKFLLDFGVNVNAADSDGWTPLHCAASCNSVHLCKMLVESGAAIFATTISDVETAADKCEEMEEGYTQCSQFLYGVQEKLGVMNKGLVYALWDYTAQQADELSFSEGEALTMLRRHDDTETEWWWARLNDREGYVPRNLLGLYPRIKPRQRSLA
- the LOC126401253 gene encoding apoptosis-stimulating of p53 protein 1-like isoform X3 — translated: MLPVILTVYLNDTQQMLTEVPVTPATRVIDVVEYCKEAGEGECHLAEVWNGHERVLPQEVLLLDLLQQWGARRPEVSFYLRHCPSWTQGSPQPLEQSWTTEATESANDRVPRVELTLSELQEMATRQQQQIEAQQQMLVAKEQRLRYLHQGGRSNQGQTQSEAEKLQRLKERVETQEAKLKKIRAMRGQVDYSKLINGNLSAEIDHVSSLFQEKQAELQSAVVRVDQLTQQLEDLRRGRLQMHSVAPAQGPPTGSQGAPTGQKGSPLSGPAALELRKLYQELQARNRHNLEQSSKLAQNKELLNKRNAQVTVMDQRIGDLRERLHKKRAELSRMNGGGLSSPQSSSHPGGGVSGRVAAVCPYIQVPAEGRQEAGYPLPADPPSKPTPLSHIRSLSEEERSGIRKPPSQWKVSDLDIVLSEPTETWEGPRSPKAGDSNNTNEASWPSISKSVSDWRTNSPEQLPSGYGTYPSATHQAAGHHSATSSLPRSAPGTLGWPRSSAANATSSSSSSSSSSQQIQQRISVPPNSSQGDLKDSNSQPSPLSPQTERTDPPPAVAVRPYVPEHPSRPQSPRKGPATMNSSSIYSMYLQQPQAKNYGSLSNKTAVKAVYGKPILPTSSTSPSPVPFLQGGGGGVKAGGEDVTDKEGGKGGGESSDGQILPPPTVDNIPRPLSPTKLTPVAHSQLRYQSDADLEVLRRRLSNAPRPLKKRSSITEPEGPQGPNIQKLLYQRFNTLAGGMEGGSGNTFYQPDCLLGEMDNIHSANGNVEPGDKHVSMATTEGEVQNVNSGSRRLSPPSVAIETPKDTTAKAETTNNASPPTQTSPSPAPDRPEDQNNNNQKGSSPVHNSVGHASPSPSPPAPPSKPKVKRTNLKKPSSERTGHGLRVKFNPLALLLDASLEGEFDLVQRIIYEVENPSMPNDEGITPLHNAVCAGHHHIVKFLLDFGVNVNAADSDGWTPLHCAASCNSVHLCKMLVESGAAIFATTISDVETAADKCEEMEEGYTQCSQFLYGVQEKLGVMNKGLVYALWDYTAQQADELSFSEGEALTMLRRHDDTETEWWWARLNDREGYVPRNLLGLYPRIKPRQRSLA
- the LOC126401253 gene encoding apoptosis-stimulating of p53 protein 1-like isoform X2, with amino-acid sequence MKRFFGLVLERLVFVSKDLKLSQCRKQKKKKKLRAKKTKPSVILTVYLNDTQQMLTEVPVTPATRVIDVVEYCKEAGEGECHLAEVWNGHERVLPQEVLLLDLLQQWGARRPEVSFYLRHCPSWTQGSPQPLEQSWTTEATESANDRVPRVELTLSELQEMATRQQQQIEAQQQMLVAKEQRLRYLHQGGRSNQGQTQSEAEKLQRLKERVETQEAKLKKIRAMRGQVDYSKLINGNLSAEIDHVSSLFQEKQAELQSAVVRVDQLTQQLEDLRRGRLQMHSVAPAQGPPTGSQGAPTGQKGSPLSGPAALELRKLYQELQARNRHNLEQSSKLAQNKELLNKRNAQVTVMDQRIGDLRERLHKKRAELSRMNGGGLSSPQSSSHPGGGVSGRVAAVCPYIQVPAEGRQEAGYPLPADPPSKPTPLSHIRSLSEEERSGIRKPPSQWKVSDLDIVLSEPTETWEGPRSPKAGDSNNTNEASWPSISKSVSDWRTNSPEQLPSGYGTYPSATHQAAGHHSATSSLPRSAPGTLGWPRSSAANATSSSSSSSSSSQQIQQRISVPPNSSQDSNSQPSPLSPQTERTDPPPAVAVRPYVPEHPSRPQSPRKGPATMNSSSIYSMYLQQPQAKNYGSLSNKTAVKAVYGKPILPTSSTSPSPVPFLQGGGGGVKAGGEDVTDKEGGKGGGESSDGQILPPPTVDNIPRPLSPTKLTPVAHSQLRYQSDADLEVLRRRLSNAPRPLKKRSSITEPEGPQGPNIQKLLYQRFNTLAGGMEGGSGNTFYQPDCLLGEMDNIHSANGNVEPGDKHVSMATTEGEVQNVNSGSRRLSPPSVAIETPKDTTAKAETTNNASPPTQTSPSPAPDRPEDQNNNNQKGSSPVHNSVGHASPSPSPPAPPSKPKVKRTNLKKPSSERTGHGLRVKFNPLALLLDASLEGEFDLVQRIIYEVENPSMPNDEGITPLHNAVCAGHHHIVKFLLDFGVNVNAADSDGWTPLHCAASCNSVHLCKMLVESGAAIFATTISDVETAADKCEEMEEGYTQCSQFLYGVQEKLGVMNKGLVYALWDYTAQQADELSFSEGEALTMLRRHDDTETEWWWARLNDREGYVPRNLLGLYPRIKPRQRSLA
- the LOC126401253 gene encoding apoptosis-stimulating of p53 protein 1-like isoform X1; the protein is MKRFFGLVLERLVFVSKDLKLSQCRKQKKKKKLRAKKTKPSVILTVYLNDTQQMLTEVPVTPATRVIDVVEYCKEAGEGECHLAEVWNGHERVLPQEVLLLDLLQQWGARRPEVSFYLRHCPSWTQGSPQPLEQSWTTEATESANDRVPRVELTLSELQEMATRQQQQIEAQQQMLVAKEQRLRYLHQGGRSNQGQTQSEAEKLQRLKERVETQEAKLKKIRAMRGQVDYSKLINGNLSAEIDHVSSLFQEKQAELQSAVVRVDQLTQQLEDLRRGRLQMHSVAPAQGPPTGSQGAPTGQKGSPLSGPAALELRKLYQELQARNRHNLEQSSKLAQNKELLNKRNAQVTVMDQRIGDLRERLHKKRAELSRMNGGGLSSPQSSSHPGGGVSGRVAAVCPYIQVPAEGRQEAGYPLPADPPSKPTPLSHIRSLSEEERSGIRKPPSQWKVSDLDIVLSEPTETWEGPRSPKAGDSNNTNEASWPSISKSVSDWRTNSPEQLPSGYGTYPSATHQAAGHHSATSSLPRSAPGTLGWPRSSAANATSSSSSSSSSSQQIQQRISVPPNSSQGDLKDSNSQPSPLSPQTERTDPPPAVAVRPYVPEHPSRPQSPRKGPATMNSSSIYSMYLQQPQAKNYGSLSNKTAVKAVYGKPILPTSSTSPSPVPFLQGGGGGVKAGGEDVTDKEGGKGGGESSDGQILPPPTVDNIPRPLSPTKLTPVAHSQLRYQSDADLEVLRRRLSNAPRPLKKRSSITEPEGPQGPNIQKLLYQRFNTLAGGMEGGSGNTFYQPDCLLGEMDNIHSANGNVEPGDKHVSMATTEGEVQNVNSGSRRLSPPSVAIETPKDTTAKAETTNNASPPTQTSPSPAPDRPEDQNNNNQKGSSPVHNSVGHASPSPSPPAPPSKPKVKRTNLKKPSSERTGHGLRVKFNPLALLLDASLEGEFDLVQRIIYEVENPSMPNDEGITPLHNAVCAGHHHIVKFLLDFGVNVNAADSDGWTPLHCAASCNSVHLCKMLVESGAAIFATTISDVETAADKCEEMEEGYTQCSQFLYGVQEKLGVMNKGLVYALWDYTAQQADELSFSEGEALTMLRRHDDTETEWWWARLNDREGYVPRNLLGLYPRIKPRQRSLA